A DNA window from Pseudomonas sp. B21-056 contains the following coding sequences:
- a CDS encoding MFS family transporter, with translation MSASTSDSTLHTEKSDQIKSPNRVRAIMGACSGNLVEWYDFFIYAYTAIYFASSFFPKGDTTSQLLATAGVFAVGFFMRPLGGWIFGWIADTRGRKVSMIISVFMMCAGSLLIAVMPTYETIGVAAPVLLVVARLIQGLSVGAEYGTGATYISEIATPGRRCFYGSFQYFTIIAGQLMALMTVVILQQTLTGEELREWGWRIPFFIGALSSIVVVYLRRAMHETATKKDMNRKDAGSLRGMFKHKRAVALVVAFTIGGSLYFYTFTTYMQKFLVISAGFSPETVSFIMTAALVGFMFCQPLFGLLADRIGIKAHMLMFSGLALVLVIPLLYSLQSVSSPFTAFLLVFGGLAIASFYTPIAGIVKAELFPPAVRALGVGFPYAVGNAAFGGTAEYVALSLRSQGIEEYFFFYVAAVVTITFIAAMLMPNLSRYGYISGSGEIEERTGLKGCAKSHAASV, from the coding sequence ATGTCTGCATCAACCAGCGACTCAACACTCCACACTGAAAAGTCCGATCAGATAAAAAGTCCGAATCGCGTCAGAGCCATCATGGGTGCCTGCTCGGGCAATCTGGTGGAGTGGTACGACTTTTTCATTTACGCCTATACCGCCATCTATTTTGCGAGCTCGTTTTTCCCCAAAGGTGACACCACCAGTCAGTTGCTCGCAACCGCCGGCGTCTTCGCCGTCGGCTTTTTCATGCGGCCTCTCGGCGGCTGGATTTTCGGCTGGATTGCCGACACTCGCGGCCGCAAGGTCTCGATGATTATCTCGGTGTTTATGATGTGCGCCGGCTCCCTGCTGATTGCCGTCATGCCGACCTATGAAACCATTGGTGTGGCGGCGCCAGTTTTGCTTGTCGTCGCCAGGTTGATTCAGGGGCTGTCAGTCGGCGCGGAGTACGGCACCGGTGCCACCTACATCAGTGAGATCGCTACACCTGGGCGTCGCTGTTTCTATGGTTCATTCCAGTACTTCACCATCATTGCCGGTCAGCTCATGGCATTGATGACTGTGGTCATTCTCCAGCAAACCCTCACCGGCGAAGAATTGCGCGAATGGGGCTGGAGGATTCCGTTCTTCATCGGCGCCCTGAGCTCTATCGTGGTGGTGTATCTGCGCCGCGCCATGCATGAAACCGCCACCAAGAAAGACATGAACCGCAAAGACGCCGGCTCGCTGCGCGGCATGTTCAAGCACAAACGGGCGGTCGCGCTGGTGGTAGCGTTTACCATCGGTGGTTCTTTGTACTTCTACACCTTCACCACTTACATGCAGAAGTTCCTGGTGATCTCCGCTGGCTTCAGTCCGGAAACGGTGAGCTTCATCATGACGGCGGCTCTGGTCGGCTTCATGTTCTGCCAGCCACTGTTTGGCTTGCTGGCGGACCGTATCGGGATCAAGGCGCACATGCTGATGTTTTCAGGGTTGGCCCTGGTGCTGGTGATCCCCCTGCTCTATTCGCTGCAATCGGTCAGCAGCCCGTTTACGGCGTTCCTGCTGGTGTTTGGCGGCCTGGCCATCGCGTCGTTCTACACCCCGATTGCCGGGATCGTCAAAGCGGAACTGTTCCCGCCTGCGGTACGTGCATTGGGCGTGGGCTTTCCGTATGCCGTCGGCAATGCGGCATTTGGCGGTACCGCCGAATACGTCGCCTTGTCGCTCCGGTCCCAAGGCATTGAAGAGTATTTCTTCTTCTATGTCGCGGCCGTCGTGACCATCACTTTCATCGCCGCGATGCTGATGCCGAATCTTTCGCGCTATGGGTACATCAGCGGTTCCGGTGAGATCGAAGAGCGCACCGGTTTAAAGGGTTGCGCAAAGTCACACGCTGCGAGCGTTTGA
- a CDS encoding LysR family transcriptional regulator, whose amino-acid sequence MINFRLIRHLWLFLAVAEEQNFGRAAKRLGMSQPPLSEQIQVLEQALKVKLFDRSRRGAKLTPVGAAILPAVRKFADQLERLELAVEEAVVGQSGMLTIGAISTAMFDVLPGLIEQLKSDYPHLTVSVREIDSVEAVPALEAGDIDLAFARLDGDLGASIKSLPLTQDRLVVALPSDHPLAARTRISLSSLATEPLVMFSRKVSPVYFDNLIATCRASGFSPRVLHEVRSVASQIAFVSCGQGIALVPASLKKLAPDNVVFRALIQKLNVVTTAVAWNADRPNPLVQELVTRLQSRV is encoded by the coding sequence ATGATCAATTTTCGACTGATTCGTCATCTCTGGTTGTTCCTAGCGGTGGCCGAAGAACAGAACTTCGGCCGTGCGGCCAAGCGTTTGGGCATGTCCCAGCCACCGCTGAGCGAGCAGATCCAAGTGTTGGAGCAGGCGCTCAAGGTCAAGCTGTTTGATCGCTCGCGACGCGGTGCGAAGCTGACCCCGGTGGGAGCGGCGATTCTGCCGGCCGTGCGCAAGTTCGCCGACCAATTGGAACGGCTGGAGCTCGCCGTGGAGGAGGCGGTGGTGGGGCAGTCGGGGATGTTGACCATCGGCGCGATTTCTACGGCCATGTTTGATGTCTTGCCGGGTTTGATCGAGCAACTGAAGAGCGATTACCCGCACCTCACCGTGTCTGTACGGGAGATCGACAGCGTCGAAGCGGTGCCGGCGCTGGAAGCCGGGGACATCGACCTGGCCTTCGCCCGGCTGGACGGTGATCTGGGGGCCTCGATCAAATCACTGCCGCTGACTCAGGACCGCCTGGTTGTGGCCCTGCCCAGCGATCACCCCTTGGCTGCGCGCACGCGAATCAGCCTGTCCAGCCTGGCCACTGAACCCTTGGTGATGTTTTCCCGAAAGGTTAGTCCGGTCTACTTCGACAATCTGATCGCGACTTGCCGCGCCAGCGGTTTTTCCCCGCGCGTGCTGCATGAAGTGCGCTCGGTCGCCTCGCAAATTGCCTTTGTCAGCTGCGGCCAGGGTATCGCACTGGTACCAGCGTCGCTGAAAAAACTGGCACCGGACAATGTGGTATTTCGAGCACTGATCCAGAAGCTCAATGTCGTGACCACAGCGGTGGCCTGGAATGCAGATCGGCCCAATCCGCTAGTGCAGGAGCTGGTCACCCGTCTCCAGTCCCGTGTGTGA
- a CDS encoding RraA family protein → MTMLPLPLDSYARAKVLGSSTLYEASHLPCAVDSAIRPIWDGAFISAPAYPLECSPGDNLALHLAMERVPRGSVLVVGTGSFIAGYWGEVLTVAAEAAGVVGLVIDGGVRDIAALKKRQFPVFARGISLKGTIKASAPSVGQPFNFNGAFVTQGDWVVADDDGVIIIPKADAARTLAEGEARADKEAQMMQALTEGRSTLELMNLTEWRTRA, encoded by the coding sequence ATGACTATGCTCCCCCTCCCCCTGGATTCTTACGCACGGGCAAAAGTTCTGGGCAGTTCGACGCTGTATGAAGCATCTCATCTGCCTTGCGCGGTCGACAGCGCGATCCGCCCGATCTGGGACGGTGCCTTTATCTCCGCTCCCGCTTACCCTCTGGAATGCTCGCCCGGCGACAACCTCGCCCTGCACCTGGCGATGGAACGTGTACCCCGTGGCAGCGTGCTGGTCGTAGGCACGGGCAGCTTCATCGCCGGTTATTGGGGCGAAGTGCTGACCGTGGCGGCCGAAGCGGCTGGCGTGGTCGGGCTGGTGATCGATGGTGGCGTACGCGATATTGCGGCCCTGAAGAAACGCCAGTTCCCGGTGTTCGCCCGCGGCATCTCGCTGAAAGGCACAATCAAGGCCAGTGCGCCTTCGGTGGGGCAGCCGTTCAATTTCAATGGTGCTTTCGTGACACAGGGCGACTGGGTGGTGGCCGACGATGATGGTGTGATCATCATTCCCAAGGCGGATGCCGCACGCACCCTGGCAGAAGGTGAAGCGCGGGCGGACAAGGAAGCGCAGATGATGCAGGCGTTGACCGAGGGCCGCTCGACCCTGGAACTGATGAACCTGACTGAGTGGAGAACTCGCGCATGA
- a CDS encoding alanine/glycine:cation symporter family protein, which produces MLDVINDFLSGKLLIVLIVGLGGYFTVRSRFVQFRHFLHMFGAFRDSVQKSAGQISSFQALMLSLAGRVGAGNIAGVGLAVTLGGPGAVFWMWVTALVGMSTSFFECSLGQLYKRCDANGQFRGGPSYYIQYGLKQPWLGKVMALLLLVTFGFAFNGLQSHAVTHSLNNAFGFSTTYSAITIAILLGLVFMGGIKRIAAVSDLLVPVKTLAYIGVTVYVIVLQFDHVPGMLMTIFKSAFGLDQAFAGLVGSAIVMGVKRGVFANEAGLGSAPNVAAVAKVDHPAAQGVVQAFSVFLDTFVICTCTALLILLSGFYTAGFEGDGLVLTQNALAAVVGDWGRTFISVALALFVFTSILYNYYLGENNLRFLLGDKRAAVIVYRGLVLLLILWGAVQNLGTVFAFADITMTLLAFVNLIALALLFNVGMRLLRDYDQQRKAGIKTPVFDSSQFKDLDLDLQAWPNREHAANVPAETVTQVAPASATQ; this is translated from the coding sequence ATGCTTGATGTCATTAATGATTTTCTCTCCGGCAAGCTTCTGATCGTGCTCATCGTAGGCCTGGGCGGCTACTTCACGGTGCGTTCACGCTTTGTCCAGTTCCGCCATTTTCTGCATATGTTCGGCGCCTTCCGCGATAGCGTGCAAAAGAGTGCCGGGCAGATCAGCTCATTCCAGGCATTGATGCTTAGCCTGGCGGGGCGCGTAGGTGCGGGCAATATCGCCGGTGTCGGGTTGGCGGTAACGTTGGGCGGCCCGGGCGCGGTGTTCTGGATGTGGGTTACCGCGCTGGTGGGCATGTCCACCAGCTTCTTTGAGTGCAGCCTGGGGCAGTTGTACAAACGGTGTGATGCTAACGGACAGTTCCGCGGCGGGCCGTCGTATTACATCCAGTACGGACTGAAACAACCCTGGCTGGGCAAGGTCATGGCGTTACTGCTATTGGTGACCTTTGGTTTCGCCTTCAACGGACTGCAATCCCATGCCGTGACTCACTCGCTGAATAATGCGTTCGGTTTCTCTACGACCTACTCCGCAATTACGATTGCCATATTGCTTGGCCTGGTGTTCATGGGCGGCATCAAGCGCATCGCCGCGGTCTCGGACCTGCTGGTGCCGGTCAAAACGCTGGCTTACATTGGCGTGACCGTTTATGTGATCGTGCTCCAGTTTGATCATGTTCCCGGAATGCTGATGACCATCTTCAAAAGTGCTTTCGGCCTGGATCAGGCGTTTGCCGGCCTGGTCGGCAGTGCCATTGTCATGGGCGTCAAACGTGGGGTGTTTGCCAACGAGGCGGGCCTGGGGAGTGCTCCCAACGTAGCCGCGGTGGCGAAAGTGGATCACCCGGCGGCTCAAGGAGTGGTTCAGGCCTTCAGCGTTTTTCTCGATACCTTTGTGATCTGTACCTGTACGGCGCTGCTGATTCTGCTGTCAGGCTTTTACACGGCTGGTTTTGAAGGCGATGGCCTGGTGCTGACTCAGAACGCGTTGGCGGCAGTGGTCGGAGACTGGGGACGCACCTTCATCAGCGTGGCGTTGGCGCTGTTTGTCTTCACGTCGATCCTCTACAACTACTACCTGGGCGAGAATAACCTGCGCTTTCTGCTGGGCGACAAGCGCGCTGCAGTCATTGTCTATCGTGGTTTGGTGCTGCTGCTGATCCTTTGGGGAGCCGTACAAAATCTGGGCACTGTGTTCGCTTTTGCCGATATCACCATGACGCTGCTGGCCTTCGTGAATCTGATCGCCCTGGCGCTGTTGTTCAATGTAGGCATGCGCTTGCTGCGCGACTATGACCAGCAACGCAAAGCCGGCATCAAAACACCTGTCTTCGATTCAAGTCAGTTCAAGGATCTTGATCTTGATTTGCAGGCATGGCCGAACCGGGAACACGCGGCCAATGTCCCCGCCGAAACTGTCACTCAAGTTGCACCTGCATCCGCTACCCAGTGA
- a CDS encoding LysR substrate-binding domain-containing protein: MDVVQLKTLIHVAELGSLSKASDRLHIAQPALSRQIRLLEKELGAYLFDRHGRGMEITDAGREVLAHATRIMEEMESIRSSVVGGKTSFRGTVVIGTTPTVAEIVTVPLVRKIKEAHPNLAVRFSSAFSGYLLDWVQRGELELAISYDPQPLHTLRIVPVMMENLLLVGPASANLRLDTPVSFESLAEQPLVLPSARHSLRVILDDCARELGIKLKTSVEADSFGAMIALVCNGFGLTALPLASIYAQIEAGVLSAAPLIDPIPMRKLVQVFPADRRVSPAAKFVGDAFIEIAADLVNRKIWAGHML; this comes from the coding sequence ATGGATGTCGTTCAACTCAAGACCCTAATTCATGTGGCCGAGCTTGGCAGTCTTAGCAAGGCCTCCGACCGGCTTCACATCGCACAACCGGCACTGAGTAGGCAAATTCGTCTGTTGGAAAAGGAACTCGGGGCCTACCTTTTTGATCGGCATGGACGAGGCATGGAAATTACCGATGCCGGCCGTGAAGTCTTGGCGCATGCCACTCGAATCATGGAAGAAATGGAGTCCATTCGAAGTTCTGTGGTGGGCGGAAAGACCTCTTTTCGGGGAACGGTCGTCATCGGTACGACGCCGACGGTAGCGGAAATCGTCACCGTTCCTCTAGTGCGCAAAATCAAAGAGGCGCATCCGAATCTTGCCGTCAGGTTTTCCTCGGCCTTCAGCGGCTATCTGCTGGATTGGGTTCAGCGTGGCGAATTGGAACTGGCGATTTCTTACGATCCCCAACCCCTGCATACGCTGCGTATAGTGCCGGTGATGATGGAAAATCTGCTGCTGGTCGGCCCCGCCAGCGCCAACCTGCGTCTTGATACACCGGTGTCGTTCGAGTCTTTGGCCGAGCAGCCATTGGTGTTGCCAAGCGCTCGACATAGCCTTCGCGTGATTCTGGATGATTGTGCGCGTGAACTCGGGATCAAGCTCAAGACCAGTGTCGAAGCGGATTCCTTTGGCGCGATGATTGCCTTGGTCTGCAATGGGTTCGGTTTGACCGCTTTGCCTTTGGCATCGATTTACGCCCAAATCGAAGCTGGCGTGCTCAGTGCCGCCCCCTTGATTGACCCCATTCCCATGCGCAAACTTGTTCAGGTTTTTCCTGCCGACAGGCGTGTCAGTCCGGCTGCCAAATTCGTCGGGGATGCCTTCATCGAAATTGCTGCCGACCTGGTCAATCGTAAGATTTGGGCTGGGCACATGCTTTGA
- a CDS encoding alpha/beta fold hydrolase, with translation MSSPETFTHVQLPLTVEGVQLNVAAIHRDGVLAPIVFLHGFGSSKEDYADIVQQPAFAGHPFVAYDAPGCGESQCDDLSRISIPFLLQTALQVLAHFGIERFHLVGHSMGGLTALMLAHQFPDRVLSFVDIEGNIAPEDCFLSRQIIDYPSNDPEVFFAAFIERARHAPAYASALYSASLRHKVRAGAVRGIFQSMVDLSDNTDLMSKFLGLKCPRMFMYGEQNASLSYLPHIQAEGVRLAPIPDCGHFPMYSNPIAMWQQIADFQVSSLTG, from the coding sequence GTGTCTTCTCCAGAAACGTTCACTCATGTGCAACTCCCTCTGACGGTGGAGGGTGTCCAACTGAACGTGGCCGCCATCCATCGCGACGGCGTCCTTGCGCCGATCGTGTTCCTGCATGGTTTTGGTTCGAGCAAGGAGGACTATGCCGACATCGTGCAGCAGCCCGCGTTCGCCGGTCACCCTTTCGTGGCTTACGACGCACCGGGTTGTGGTGAAAGCCAGTGCGATGATCTTTCCAGGATTTCCATTCCCTTTCTGCTGCAGACAGCGCTGCAGGTGCTGGCACATTTCGGCATCGAACGCTTCCATCTGGTCGGCCATTCCATGGGCGGTCTGACCGCATTGATGCTGGCGCATCAGTTCCCGGACCGGGTGCTCAGTTTCGTCGATATCGAGGGCAATATCGCCCCGGAAGACTGCTTCCTCAGCCGGCAGATCATCGACTATCCGAGCAACGATCCCGAGGTGTTTTTCGCCGCCTTCATCGAACGTGCCCGGCACGCTCCGGCCTATGCCAGTGCACTCTATTCCGCGAGCTTGCGGCACAAGGTGCGTGCCGGTGCGGTGCGGGGGATATTCCAGTCGATGGTAGATCTTTCCGATAATACCGATCTGATGAGCAAATTCCTCGGCTTGAAATGCCCACGAATGTTCATGTACGGCGAGCAGAACGCGTCACTGTCCTATCTGCCGCATATCCAGGCCGAAGGTGTCCGGCTGGCCCCCATTCCTGATTGCGGGCATTTCCCGATGTATTCCAACCCCATCGCGATGTGGCAACAGATCGCCGATTTCCAGGTGAGCAGCCTTACCGGGTAA
- a CDS encoding pyridoxal phosphate-dependent aminotransferase, giving the protein MSADIQRLNQRLANAQPSATYRIMDRVAERRAQGAKIISLCAGEPDFDTPKHVREAAIHAIEHGHTRYTQVAGVRSLREAVAAKFRRENGLDVAWQDTLVCNGGKQVIYNALAATLNEGDEVIVPAPYWVSYPEMVQLRGGEARIVTCDADTGFKLTPSALAAAITPQTRWLILNSPSNPTGAVYSREELHALAEVLLAHPHVLILADDIYEHLIFDDQAFYTLAQVEPRLAPRTLTMNGVSKAYAMTGWRIGFATGPRWLLEAMEKLQGQQTSGASSVSQQAALAALEGPKDFIRESRVAFQSRRDLMVALLNDTPGLECVSPAGAFYAFASCAGLIGRTSAGGRVLHTDEDVAHALLDEADVAVVHGSAFGLGPYIRIAYALDDASLRRACEGIRTFCTSVR; this is encoded by the coding sequence ATGAGCGCCGATATCCAACGTCTGAATCAGCGTCTTGCCAATGCGCAACCGTCCGCGACTTACCGAATAATGGATCGGGTGGCAGAGCGCCGGGCGCAAGGCGCGAAAATTATTTCGCTGTGTGCCGGCGAGCCGGATTTCGATACGCCCAAGCATGTGCGTGAAGCAGCCATTCATGCCATTGAACACGGCCACACCCGCTACACCCAGGTCGCCGGTGTACGTTCACTGCGAGAAGCAGTGGCCGCCAAGTTCCGTCGTGAGAACGGTCTGGACGTGGCCTGGCAAGACACCCTTGTCTGCAACGGTGGCAAACAGGTGATCTACAACGCCTTGGCCGCGACCCTCAATGAGGGTGACGAAGTTATCGTGCCGGCGCCGTACTGGGTCAGTTACCCGGAGATGGTTCAATTGCGTGGCGGTGAAGCCCGAATCGTTACTTGCGACGCCGACACTGGCTTCAAGCTGACGCCCTCGGCGCTGGCCGCCGCGATCACACCGCAGACCCGCTGGTTGATCCTCAATTCGCCGTCCAACCCGACCGGCGCGGTGTATAGCCGGGAAGAACTGCACGCCTTGGCTGAGGTGTTGTTGGCTCACCCTCACGTGCTGATTCTGGCCGATGACATCTACGAGCATCTGATTTTTGATGATCAAGCGTTCTACACCCTGGCCCAGGTTGAACCACGACTGGCACCTCGCACCCTGACCATGAACGGTGTGTCCAAGGCCTATGCCATGACCGGCTGGCGAATCGGTTTCGCCACAGGGCCGCGCTGGTTGCTGGAAGCCATGGAAAAACTGCAAGGTCAGCAAACCTCTGGCGCCAGCTCTGTGTCACAACAGGCTGCGCTCGCGGCACTGGAAGGTCCCAAGGATTTCATCCGTGAAAGCCGGGTGGCATTCCAGAGTCGTCGCGATTTGATGGTGGCGCTGCTGAACGACACCCCAGGCCTTGAATGCGTCAGTCCAGCCGGGGCGTTCTACGCGTTCGCGTCCTGTGCCGGATTGATCGGGCGTACCTCTGCGGGTGGCCGAGTACTGCACACCGACGAAGATGTCGCGCATGCGCTGCTCGACGAAGCGGATGTCGCCGTAGTGCATGGCAGCGCTTTTGGACTTGGCCCCTACATACGCATTGCCTACGCCCTGGATGACGCTTCATTGCGCCGGGCTTGCGAGGGGATCCGTACGTTCTGCACCTCTGTGCGTTAA
- a CDS encoding RraA family protein yields the protein MNIEDKELVALFEGLDTPGVSDALDKLGLPGQCLGVAPLDNYSKVIVGPAFTVQYVSASVPPGTVGDFIEDVAPGDVVVIDNGGRTDCTVWGDIMTQYAGTRQIAATVIDGVCRDVNKALGDGYPIFSKGRFMRTGKDRVQVQSVNQPVSIGAARVCARDIVVADANGVVVVPRARAAEVAACARQIESVEADIRALISQGKTLKEARVALGYHSLQRKV from the coding sequence ATGAACATCGAAGACAAAGAACTGGTCGCCTTGTTTGAAGGCCTGGACACCCCGGGTGTTTCCGATGCGCTGGACAAACTCGGCCTGCCCGGCCAATGCCTCGGTGTGGCGCCACTGGACAACTACAGCAAGGTTATCGTCGGCCCGGCGTTTACCGTGCAGTACGTCTCGGCCAGCGTACCTCCGGGCACCGTTGGCGATTTCATCGAAGACGTCGCGCCCGGCGATGTGGTGGTCATCGACAACGGCGGCCGCACTGATTGCACCGTCTGGGGCGACATCATGACCCAGTACGCTGGTACTCGGCAGATCGCTGCCACAGTCATCGACGGTGTTTGCCGTGACGTGAACAAAGCACTGGGCGATGGCTACCCGATCTTCAGCAAAGGCCGTTTCATGCGTACCGGCAAAGACCGCGTACAGGTTCAGTCGGTCAACCAGCCGGTGTCCATCGGTGCCGCCCGGGTCTGTGCCCGCGACATCGTAGTCGCCGACGCCAACGGTGTGGTCGTCGTCCCCCGGGCTCGTGCAGCTGAAGTGGCAGCGTGTGCCCGTCAGATCGAATCGGTCGAAGCCGACATTCGCGCGCTGATCAGCCAAGGCAAAACCCTTAAAGAAGCCCGGGTCGCACTGGGTTACCACAGCCTGCAGAGGAAAGTCTGA
- a CDS encoding thiamine pyrophosphate-dependent enzyme — translation MGQVSANHTLCRREVVKALLADRKDVLVVTGLGSASYDVMAAGDNDLNYYLWAAMGSAITVGLGLANAQPDKSVVVVTGDGELLMGFGALATVALQKPANLTIAVLDNGHFGETGMQVSHAGFGISLDQVAKTCGFSWTDEIRDMEGVHDLRERFASRDGVKLATIKIKAENPSRVLPPRDGHYVKNRFRAALGFNPI, via the coding sequence ATGGGTCAAGTAAGCGCAAACCACACTCTGTGCCGCCGCGAAGTGGTCAAGGCCTTGCTGGCCGACCGCAAAGACGTGCTGGTCGTGACGGGTCTCGGTTCGGCGTCCTACGACGTCATGGCTGCCGGTGACAATGATCTGAATTATTACCTGTGGGCTGCCATGGGCAGCGCGATCACTGTGGGTCTGGGCCTGGCAAATGCGCAGCCAGACAAATCGGTGGTGGTAGTCACCGGTGACGGCGAGTTGCTCATGGGCTTCGGTGCACTGGCCACGGTAGCACTGCAAAAGCCCGCCAACCTGACCATCGCGGTGCTGGATAACGGTCACTTTGGTGAAACCGGCATGCAAGTCAGCCACGCCGGTTTTGGTATTTCCCTGGACCAGGTGGCGAAGACTTGCGGCTTCAGTTGGACCGATGAAATCCGCGACATGGAAGGCGTACATGACCTGCGCGAGCGCTTTGCGAGCCGCGACGGCGTCAAGCTCGCGACGATAAAGATCAAAGCGGAAAACCCGTCACGGGTGCTGCCACCGCGCGATGGTCATTACGTCAAGAATCGCTTTCGTGCCGCCTTGGGTTTCAACCCGATCTGA
- a CDS encoding RraA family protein — protein MINKSLLDRLAALDTNTVSDALDFLGLPGATVGLRPLWNCPKIVGRASTVLLAPKSDNAPTVHLITPVVEQIDSDDRVLVIAGGIEGISCWGDILANAAASKKVRGTVIDGFSRDIDGSESIGYPVYGRGVTMISARNRVVQIDAAVTINVAGVDVSENDYVIADTCGTVFVPSAYIEKVVDLGERIARRQDGMVEAVRSGRSVAEVMHDTQFEAIHTEHA, from the coding sequence ATGATCAATAAGAGTTTGCTGGATCGCTTGGCGGCGCTGGATACCAACACGGTTTCCGATGCGCTCGACTTCCTCGGCTTGCCGGGTGCCACCGTTGGGCTGCGCCCGTTGTGGAACTGCCCAAAGATTGTCGGCCGCGCCAGCACCGTGTTGCTGGCTCCTAAATCCGACAACGCCCCCACTGTGCACCTGATTACCCCCGTGGTGGAACAGATCGACAGCGATGACCGTGTGCTGGTGATCGCAGGTGGAATCGAAGGCATCTCCTGTTGGGGCGACATCCTCGCCAATGCAGCGGCCAGCAAGAAAGTGCGCGGCACGGTAATCGACGGTTTCAGCCGTGACATCGACGGCAGCGAGTCGATTGGCTACCCGGTTTACGGCCGCGGCGTGACCATGATCAGTGCCCGCAATCGGGTGGTGCAGATCGATGCCGCCGTAACCATCAACGTGGCCGGCGTCGACGTCAGCGAGAACGACTATGTTATCGCCGATACCTGCGGCACCGTGTTCGTGCCCTCAGCCTATATCGAGAAAGTGGTCGACCTTGGCGAGCGTATTGCCCGCCGCCAGGACGGCATGGTCGAGGCTGTTCGCAGCGGTCGCTCTGTCGCCGAAGTGATGCATGACACCCAATTCGAAGCGATCCACACGGAGCACGCCTGA
- a CDS encoding thiamine pyrophosphate-binding protein — protein sequence MSTEAEHTVGQDWQEDVFRVLKAHDVKHVVFVPDAGHSAAIRMSYADPDIKAVVLTTEEEGIGYLAGAWLGGERGALLMQSSGVGNCINTLALQVCAGFPLLMVVTMRGDWAEFNAWQNPMGQATEASLNLMKVMTWRADVPEDVAPLLHGAATMAFNGDSSTALLLGQRLIGEKKWVK from the coding sequence ATGTCAACAGAAGCTGAACACACCGTGGGACAGGATTGGCAGGAGGACGTGTTTCGCGTGCTCAAGGCCCACGACGTCAAACACGTGGTCTTCGTACCGGATGCAGGCCACTCGGCGGCGATCCGTATGTCGTATGCAGACCCGGACATCAAGGCCGTTGTCCTCACCACCGAAGAAGAAGGCATCGGCTATCTCGCCGGCGCATGGCTTGGCGGCGAGCGCGGCGCTCTCTTGATGCAGTCCAGCGGCGTCGGTAACTGCATCAATACCCTGGCACTTCAAGTCTGTGCCGGCTTTCCGCTGTTGATGGTGGTCACCATGCGCGGCGACTGGGCCGAATTCAACGCGTGGCAGAACCCGATGGGCCAGGCCACAGAAGCCTCCCTGAATCTGATGAAAGTAATGACCTGGCGCGCGGACGTCCCGGAAGACGTTGCCCCGCTGCTGCACGGTGCCGCGACCATGGCCTTCAACGGTGATTCGTCCACTGCCCTGCTGCTCGGTCAGCGCCTGATTGGAGAAAAGAAATGGGTCAAGTAA